The Candoia aspera isolate rCanAsp1 chromosome 6, rCanAsp1.hap2, whole genome shotgun sequence genome has a segment encoding these proteins:
- the CCAR1 gene encoding cell division cycle and apoptosis regulator protein 1 isoform X3, with amino-acid sequence MAQFGGQKNPPWATQFTATAVSQPAALGVQQPSLLGASPTIYTQQTALAAAGLSTQTPTNYQLTQTAALQQQAAAAAAALQQQYSQPQQTLYSVQQQPAVALPTSLSLSTPQPAAQITVSYPAPRSSQQQTQPQKQRVFTGVVTKLHDTFGFVDEDVFFQLSAVKGKTPQVGDRVLVEATYNPNMPFKWNAQRIQTLPNQNQTQTQPLLKTPPPGLQPITQQPAFSVQAQPQPLLQAQISAASITPLLQAQPQPLLQQPQQKAGLLQPPVRIVSQPQPARRLDPPPRFSGRNDRGDPMANRKDDRSRERERERRRSRERSPQRKRSRERSPRRERERSPRRPRRVVPRYTVQFSKFSLDCLSCDMMELRRRYQNLYIPSDFFDAQFTWVDAFPMPRPFQLGNYCNFYVMQREVDPLDKNTALLDPADADHLYSAKVMLMASPSMEDLYHKSCALAEDPQEVRDGFQHPARLIKFLVGMKGKDEAMAIGGHWSPSLDGPDPEKDPSVLIKTAIRCCRALTGIDLSVCTQWYRFAEIRYHRPEETHKGRTVPAHVETVVLFFPDVWHCLPTRSEWETLSRGYKQQLVEKLQGERKEADGEQDEEEKDDGEAKEISTPTHWSKLDPKAMKVNDLRKELESRTLSSKGLKSQLIARLTKQLKVEEQKEEQKELEKSEKEDEEEEERKSEDDKEEEERKRLEEVERQRRERRYVLPDEPAIIVHPNWAAKSGKFDCSIMSLSVLLDYRLEDNKEHSFEVSLFAELFNEMLQRDFGVRIYKSLLSLPDKEDKKDKKNKKDEKKEKKEERDDENDDPKPKRRKSGDDKDKKDDRDDKKREDKRKDDSKDDDEMEDDNNQEEYDPMEAEDAEDEDEDRDDEEISRRDDRREGSRHCKERASKDKERNKTQMVTVNRDLLMAFVYFDQCHCAYLLEKDLEEILYTLGLHLSRAQVKKLLNKVVLRESCFYRKLTDTSKDEENPEEMESPQEEMLGNRLLLPSPAVKQESKTSEENVGLIVYNGAMVDVGSLLQKLEKSEKARAEMEQKLQSLEEKTDEDEKTILNLENLNKSLSAEIKEVKKELSQLQENLKISEDTNLQFEGQLTKTIKGLATVMDEIHMVLKKDSVKNEDKDQTSKENGANV; translated from the exons CTGCTCTGGGTGTACAGCAACCTTCATTACTTGGAGCATCTCCTACAATATATACACAGCAAACTGCGTTGGCTGCAGCAGGCCTCAGCACTCAGACACCAACAAACTATCAGCTAACTCAGACAGCTGCTTTGCAACAGCAAGCTGCGGCTGCAGCCGCAGCATTACAACAG CAATATTCACAACCTCAGCAGACCCTCTATAGTGTACAACAGCAG CCAGCTGTGGCATTGCCAACAAGCCTTAGCCTCTCCACCCCTCAGCCAGCAGCACAGATAACCGTATCGTATCCAGCGCCACGGTCAAGTCAGCAGCAGACCCAGCCCCAGAAACAGCGGGTCTTCACTGGGGTGGTTACCAAGCTCCATGACACTTTTGGTTTTGTTGACGAAGATGTGTTCTTCCAACTCAG CGCTGTTAAAGGGAAGACTCCTCAAGTTGGAGACCGTGTTTTGGTGGAAGCCACGTATAACCCTAATATGcctttcaaatggaatgcacagCGAATTCAGACACTACCAAACCAG AACCAAACTCAGACCCAGCCATTGCTCAAGACTCCTCCACCAGGGCTCCAGCCCATCACACAGCAGCCTGCGTTCAGTGTCCAGGCGCAGCCCCAGCCACTCCTGCAGGCACAAATATCAGCCGCTtctataacacctctgcttcaggcGCAGCCCCAGCCGTTGTTACAGCAGCCCCAACAGAAAG CTGGTTTGCTACAGCCTCCTGTTCGAATAGTTTCACAGCCTCAGCCAGCCCGAAGATTAGATCCACCGCCCAGGTTTTCAGGTCGGAATGACAGAGGAGACCCCATGGCTAACAGAAAAGACGACAGAAG TCGCGAGAGAGAGCGCGAGAGGCGCAGGTCACGAGAAAGGTCACCCCAGAGAAAACGTTCTCGAGAGAGATCACCtcgaagagagagagaaagatcacCTCGGAGACCCCGGCGTGTTGTTCCCCGCTATACAGTGCAGTTTTCCAAGTTCTCATTAGATTG CCTTAGTTGTGATATGATGGAACTGAGGCGACGATACCAGAACTTGTATATTCCAAGTGACTTCTTTGATGCTCAGTTTACTTGGGTGGATGCTTTTCCTATGCCGAGAccatttcagctgggaaactacTGCAACTTCTATGTAATGCAAAGAGAAGTCGACCCCCTGGATAAGAACACTGCTCTGCTGGACCCAGCAGATGCTGATCATCTTTACAGTGCAAAG GTGATGCTCATGGCTAGTCCTAGCATGGAAGATCTTTATCACAAATCGTGTGCCCTTGCTGAAGATCCACAAGAAGTCCGGGATGGTTTTCAACACCCCGCTAGACTTATCAAG tttttaGTGGGTATGAAAGGGAAAGATGAAGCCATGGCTATTGGTGGACATTGGTCACCTTCACTGGATGGACCTGACCCAGAGAAAGACCCTTCTGTGCTGATTAAAACGGCTATCCGGTGTTGCAGGGCCCTAACAGGAATTGATTTAAGTGTATGCACACAATG GTACCGTTTTGCAGAGATTCGCTACCATCGCCCTGAGGAGACCCACAAGGGGCGTACGGTTCCAGCTCATGTGGAGACAGTGGTTTTATTTTTCCCGGATGTTTGGCATTGCCTTCCCACCCGCTCAGAGTGGGAAACCCTCTCCCGAGGATACAAGCAGCAGCTGGTCGAGAAGCTTCAGGGTGAACGCAAGGAAGCTGATGGAGAACAG GATGAAGAGGAAAAAGATGACGGGGAAGCTAAAGAAATATCTACTCCTACTCATTGGTCCAAGCTTGATCCAAAAGCAATGAAG gTGAATGACCTACGCAAAGAATTAGAAAGTCGAACTCTTAGCTCAAAGGGTCTGAAATCCCAGCTAATAGCCCGGCTAACAAAGCAACTTAAAGTGGAGGAGCaaaaagaagaacagaaagaattggagaaatCTGAAAAGGAGGacgaggaagaagaagaaagaaagtctGAAGATGACAAAGAG GAAGAAGAGAGGAAACGGTTAGAAGAAGTAGAGCGTCAGCGTCGAGAGAGAAGATACGTTTTGCCTGATGAACCTGCAATCATTGTGCATCCTAACTGGGCAGCCAAAAGTGGAAAGTTTGACTGCAGTATTATGTCCCTTAGTGTTCTTCTGGATTACAGATTGGAAGATAACAAAGAACATTCCTTTGAG GTTTCATTATTTGCAGAACTTTTCAATGAAATGCTTCAGAGGGATTTTGGTGTACGAATCTACAAATCATTGTTGTCTCTTCCGGATAAGGaagataaaaaagacaaaaagaataaaaaagatgagaaaaaagagaaaaaggaagagagagatgatGAAAATGATGACCCCAAGCCCAAAAGAAGAAAATCTGGAGATGATAAAGATAAAAAAGATGACAGAGACGACAAAAAG AGGGAAGATAAGAGGAAAGATGATTCCAAGGATGATGATGAAATGGAAGATGACAATAACCAGGAAGAATATGATCCAATGGAAGCTGAAGATGCAGAGGATGAAGATGAGG ATAGAGATGATGAGGAAATTAGCAGACGAGATGACAGAAGAGAGGGAAGCCGGCATTGCAAAGAGAGGGCTTCTAAAGATAAG GAAAGAAACAAGACCCAGATGGTAACTGTTAATCGAGATCTTCTGATGGCTTTCGTTTATTTCGATCAATGCCATTGTGCATAtcttcttgaaaaagatttggaaGAGATCCTGTACACACTTGGACTACATCTCTCAAGAGCTCAG GTTAAGAAACTACTTAATAAAGTAGTACTTCGTGAATCTTGCTTTTATAGAAAACTGACAGATACTTCTAAAGATGAAGAAAATCCAGAAGAAATGGAAAGTCCACAGGAAGAAATGCTTG GAAACAGGCTCCTGCTACCATCACCTGCTGTAAAACAAGAATCCAAAACATCGGAAGAAAATGTTGGTCTCATTGTCTATAATGGAGCCATGGTGGATGTGGGGAGCCTCTTGCAGAAATTAGAGAAGAGCGAAAAAGCACGAGCTGAAATGGAACAAAAACTTCAATCACTGGAAGAAAAAACAG ATGAAGATGAAAAGACTATATTGAATTTGGAGAATTTAAACAAAAGCCTCTCAGCAGAAATTAAAGAGGTGAAAAAAGAGCTCAGCCAGCTGCAAGAGAACTTGAAGATATCAGAAGATACAAATTTACAGTTTGAAGGGCAGCTAACTAAGACCATCAAAGGTTTGGCAACCGTTATGGATGAAATACACATGGTTCTTAAGAAG GATAGTGTGAAGAATGAGGATAAAGATCAAACATCCAAAGAAAATGGAGCAAATGTATGA
- the CCAR1 gene encoding cell division cycle and apoptosis regulator protein 1 isoform X2, producing MAQFGGQKNPPWATQFTATAVSQPAALGVQQPSLLGASPTIYTQQTALAAAGLSTQTPTNYQLTQTAALQQQAAAAAAALQQQYSQPQQTLYSVQQQQPQQTLLTQPAVALPTSLSLSTPQPAAQITVSYPAPRSSQQQTQPQKQRVFTGVVTKLHDTFGFVDEDVFFQLSAVKGKTPQVGDRVLVEATYNPNMPFKWNAQRIQTLPNQNQTQTQPLLKTPPPGLQPITQQPAFSVQAQPQPLLQAQISAASITPLLQAQPQPLLQQPQQKAGLLQPPVRIVSQPQPARRLDPPPRFSGRNDRGDPMANRKDDRSRERERERRRSRERSPQRKRSRERSPRRERERSPRRPRRVVPRYTVQFSKFSLDCLSCDMMELRRRYQNLYIPSDFFDAQFTWVDAFPMPRPFQLGNYCNFYVMQREVDPLDKNTALLDPADADHLYSAKVMLMASPSMEDLYHKSCALAEDPQEVRDGFQHPARLIKFLVGMKGKDEAMAIGGHWSPSLDGPDPEKDPSVLIKTAIRCCRALTGIDLSVCTQWYRFAEIRYHRPEETHKGRTVPAHVETVVLFFPDVWHCLPTRSEWETLSRGYKQQLVEKLQGERKEADGEQDEEEKDDGEAKEISTPTHWSKLDPKAMKVNDLRKELESRTLSSKGLKSQLIARLTKQLKVEEQKEEQKELEKSEKEDEEEEERKSEDDKEEEERKRLEEVERQRRERRYVLPDEPAIIVHPNWAAKSGKFDCSIMSLSVLLDYRLEDNKEHSFEVSLFAELFNEMLQRDFGVRIYKSLLSLPDKEDKKDKKNKKDEKKEKKEERDDENDDPKPKRRKSGDDKDKKDDRDDKKREDKRKDDSKDDDEMEDDNNQEEYDPMEAEDAEDEDEDRDDEEISRRDDRREGSRHCKERASKDKERNKTQMVTVNRDLLMAFVYFDQCHCAYLLEKDLEEILYTLGLHLSRAQVKKLLNKVVLRESCFYRKLTDTSKDEENPEEMESPQEEMLGNRLLLPSPAVKQESKTSEENVGLIVYNGAMVDVGSLLQKLEKSEKARAEMEQKLQSLEEKTDEDEKTILNLENLNKSLSAEIKEVKKELSQLQENLKISEDTNLQFEGQLTKTIKGLATVMDEIHMVLKKDSVKNEDKDQTSKENGANV from the exons CTGCTCTGGGTGTACAGCAACCTTCATTACTTGGAGCATCTCCTACAATATATACACAGCAAACTGCGTTGGCTGCAGCAGGCCTCAGCACTCAGACACCAACAAACTATCAGCTAACTCAGACAGCTGCTTTGCAACAGCAAGCTGCGGCTGCAGCCGCAGCATTACAACAG CAATATTCACAACCTCAGCAGACCCTCTATAGTGTACAACAGCAG CAGCCTCAGCAAACACTTTTAACTCAG CCAGCTGTGGCATTGCCAACAAGCCTTAGCCTCTCCACCCCTCAGCCAGCAGCACAGATAACCGTATCGTATCCAGCGCCACGGTCAAGTCAGCAGCAGACCCAGCCCCAGAAACAGCGGGTCTTCACTGGGGTGGTTACCAAGCTCCATGACACTTTTGGTTTTGTTGACGAAGATGTGTTCTTCCAACTCAG CGCTGTTAAAGGGAAGACTCCTCAAGTTGGAGACCGTGTTTTGGTGGAAGCCACGTATAACCCTAATATGcctttcaaatggaatgcacagCGAATTCAGACACTACCAAACCAG AACCAAACTCAGACCCAGCCATTGCTCAAGACTCCTCCACCAGGGCTCCAGCCCATCACACAGCAGCCTGCGTTCAGTGTCCAGGCGCAGCCCCAGCCACTCCTGCAGGCACAAATATCAGCCGCTtctataacacctctgcttcaggcGCAGCCCCAGCCGTTGTTACAGCAGCCCCAACAGAAAG CTGGTTTGCTACAGCCTCCTGTTCGAATAGTTTCACAGCCTCAGCCAGCCCGAAGATTAGATCCACCGCCCAGGTTTTCAGGTCGGAATGACAGAGGAGACCCCATGGCTAACAGAAAAGACGACAGAAG TCGCGAGAGAGAGCGCGAGAGGCGCAGGTCACGAGAAAGGTCACCCCAGAGAAAACGTTCTCGAGAGAGATCACCtcgaagagagagagaaagatcacCTCGGAGACCCCGGCGTGTTGTTCCCCGCTATACAGTGCAGTTTTCCAAGTTCTCATTAGATTG CCTTAGTTGTGATATGATGGAACTGAGGCGACGATACCAGAACTTGTATATTCCAAGTGACTTCTTTGATGCTCAGTTTACTTGGGTGGATGCTTTTCCTATGCCGAGAccatttcagctgggaaactacTGCAACTTCTATGTAATGCAAAGAGAAGTCGACCCCCTGGATAAGAACACTGCTCTGCTGGACCCAGCAGATGCTGATCATCTTTACAGTGCAAAG GTGATGCTCATGGCTAGTCCTAGCATGGAAGATCTTTATCACAAATCGTGTGCCCTTGCTGAAGATCCACAAGAAGTCCGGGATGGTTTTCAACACCCCGCTAGACTTATCAAG tttttaGTGGGTATGAAAGGGAAAGATGAAGCCATGGCTATTGGTGGACATTGGTCACCTTCACTGGATGGACCTGACCCAGAGAAAGACCCTTCTGTGCTGATTAAAACGGCTATCCGGTGTTGCAGGGCCCTAACAGGAATTGATTTAAGTGTATGCACACAATG GTACCGTTTTGCAGAGATTCGCTACCATCGCCCTGAGGAGACCCACAAGGGGCGTACGGTTCCAGCTCATGTGGAGACAGTGGTTTTATTTTTCCCGGATGTTTGGCATTGCCTTCCCACCCGCTCAGAGTGGGAAACCCTCTCCCGAGGATACAAGCAGCAGCTGGTCGAGAAGCTTCAGGGTGAACGCAAGGAAGCTGATGGAGAACAG GATGAAGAGGAAAAAGATGACGGGGAAGCTAAAGAAATATCTACTCCTACTCATTGGTCCAAGCTTGATCCAAAAGCAATGAAG gTGAATGACCTACGCAAAGAATTAGAAAGTCGAACTCTTAGCTCAAAGGGTCTGAAATCCCAGCTAATAGCCCGGCTAACAAAGCAACTTAAAGTGGAGGAGCaaaaagaagaacagaaagaattggagaaatCTGAAAAGGAGGacgaggaagaagaagaaagaaagtctGAAGATGACAAAGAG GAAGAAGAGAGGAAACGGTTAGAAGAAGTAGAGCGTCAGCGTCGAGAGAGAAGATACGTTTTGCCTGATGAACCTGCAATCATTGTGCATCCTAACTGGGCAGCCAAAAGTGGAAAGTTTGACTGCAGTATTATGTCCCTTAGTGTTCTTCTGGATTACAGATTGGAAGATAACAAAGAACATTCCTTTGAG GTTTCATTATTTGCAGAACTTTTCAATGAAATGCTTCAGAGGGATTTTGGTGTACGAATCTACAAATCATTGTTGTCTCTTCCGGATAAGGaagataaaaaagacaaaaagaataaaaaagatgagaaaaaagagaaaaaggaagagagagatgatGAAAATGATGACCCCAAGCCCAAAAGAAGAAAATCTGGAGATGATAAAGATAAAAAAGATGACAGAGACGACAAAAAG AGGGAAGATAAGAGGAAAGATGATTCCAAGGATGATGATGAAATGGAAGATGACAATAACCAGGAAGAATATGATCCAATGGAAGCTGAAGATGCAGAGGATGAAGATGAGG ATAGAGATGATGAGGAAATTAGCAGACGAGATGACAGAAGAGAGGGAAGCCGGCATTGCAAAGAGAGGGCTTCTAAAGATAAG GAAAGAAACAAGACCCAGATGGTAACTGTTAATCGAGATCTTCTGATGGCTTTCGTTTATTTCGATCAATGCCATTGTGCATAtcttcttgaaaaagatttggaaGAGATCCTGTACACACTTGGACTACATCTCTCAAGAGCTCAG GTTAAGAAACTACTTAATAAAGTAGTACTTCGTGAATCTTGCTTTTATAGAAAACTGACAGATACTTCTAAAGATGAAGAAAATCCAGAAGAAATGGAAAGTCCACAGGAAGAAATGCTTG GAAACAGGCTCCTGCTACCATCACCTGCTGTAAAACAAGAATCCAAAACATCGGAAGAAAATGTTGGTCTCATTGTCTATAATGGAGCCATGGTGGATGTGGGGAGCCTCTTGCAGAAATTAGAGAAGAGCGAAAAAGCACGAGCTGAAATGGAACAAAAACTTCAATCACTGGAAGAAAAAACAG ATGAAGATGAAAAGACTATATTGAATTTGGAGAATTTAAACAAAAGCCTCTCAGCAGAAATTAAAGAGGTGAAAAAAGAGCTCAGCCAGCTGCAAGAGAACTTGAAGATATCAGAAGATACAAATTTACAGTTTGAAGGGCAGCTAACTAAGACCATCAAAGGTTTGGCAACCGTTATGGATGAAATACACATGGTTCTTAAGAAG GATAGTGTGAAGAATGAGGATAAAGATCAAACATCCAAAGAAAATGGAGCAAATGTATGA
- the CCAR1 gene encoding cell division cycle and apoptosis regulator protein 1 isoform X1: MAQFGGQKNPPWATQFTATAVSQPAALGVQQPSLLGASPTIYTQQTALAAAGLSTQTPTNYQLTQTAALQQQAAAAAAALQQQYSQPQQTLYSVQQQLQQPQQTLLTQPAVALPTSLSLSTPQPAAQITVSYPAPRSSQQQTQPQKQRVFTGVVTKLHDTFGFVDEDVFFQLSAVKGKTPQVGDRVLVEATYNPNMPFKWNAQRIQTLPNQNQTQTQPLLKTPPPGLQPITQQPAFSVQAQPQPLLQAQISAASITPLLQAQPQPLLQQPQQKAGLLQPPVRIVSQPQPARRLDPPPRFSGRNDRGDPMANRKDDRSRERERERRRSRERSPQRKRSRERSPRRERERSPRRPRRVVPRYTVQFSKFSLDCLSCDMMELRRRYQNLYIPSDFFDAQFTWVDAFPMPRPFQLGNYCNFYVMQREVDPLDKNTALLDPADADHLYSAKVMLMASPSMEDLYHKSCALAEDPQEVRDGFQHPARLIKFLVGMKGKDEAMAIGGHWSPSLDGPDPEKDPSVLIKTAIRCCRALTGIDLSVCTQWYRFAEIRYHRPEETHKGRTVPAHVETVVLFFPDVWHCLPTRSEWETLSRGYKQQLVEKLQGERKEADGEQDEEEKDDGEAKEISTPTHWSKLDPKAMKVNDLRKELESRTLSSKGLKSQLIARLTKQLKVEEQKEEQKELEKSEKEDEEEEERKSEDDKEEEERKRLEEVERQRRERRYVLPDEPAIIVHPNWAAKSGKFDCSIMSLSVLLDYRLEDNKEHSFEVSLFAELFNEMLQRDFGVRIYKSLLSLPDKEDKKDKKNKKDEKKEKKEERDDENDDPKPKRRKSGDDKDKKDDRDDKKREDKRKDDSKDDDEMEDDNNQEEYDPMEAEDAEDEDEDRDDEEISRRDDRREGSRHCKERASKDKERNKTQMVTVNRDLLMAFVYFDQCHCAYLLEKDLEEILYTLGLHLSRAQVKKLLNKVVLRESCFYRKLTDTSKDEENPEEMESPQEEMLGNRLLLPSPAVKQESKTSEENVGLIVYNGAMVDVGSLLQKLEKSEKARAEMEQKLQSLEEKTDEDEKTILNLENLNKSLSAEIKEVKKELSQLQENLKISEDTNLQFEGQLTKTIKGLATVMDEIHMVLKKDSVKNEDKDQTSKENGANV, encoded by the exons CTGCTCTGGGTGTACAGCAACCTTCATTACTTGGAGCATCTCCTACAATATATACACAGCAAACTGCGTTGGCTGCAGCAGGCCTCAGCACTCAGACACCAACAAACTATCAGCTAACTCAGACAGCTGCTTTGCAACAGCAAGCTGCGGCTGCAGCCGCAGCATTACAACAG CAATATTCACAACCTCAGCAGACCCTCTATAGTGTACAACAGCAG ttgcAGCAGCCTCAGCAAACACTTTTAACTCAG CCAGCTGTGGCATTGCCAACAAGCCTTAGCCTCTCCACCCCTCAGCCAGCAGCACAGATAACCGTATCGTATCCAGCGCCACGGTCAAGTCAGCAGCAGACCCAGCCCCAGAAACAGCGGGTCTTCACTGGGGTGGTTACCAAGCTCCATGACACTTTTGGTTTTGTTGACGAAGATGTGTTCTTCCAACTCAG CGCTGTTAAAGGGAAGACTCCTCAAGTTGGAGACCGTGTTTTGGTGGAAGCCACGTATAACCCTAATATGcctttcaaatggaatgcacagCGAATTCAGACACTACCAAACCAG AACCAAACTCAGACCCAGCCATTGCTCAAGACTCCTCCACCAGGGCTCCAGCCCATCACACAGCAGCCTGCGTTCAGTGTCCAGGCGCAGCCCCAGCCACTCCTGCAGGCACAAATATCAGCCGCTtctataacacctctgcttcaggcGCAGCCCCAGCCGTTGTTACAGCAGCCCCAACAGAAAG CTGGTTTGCTACAGCCTCCTGTTCGAATAGTTTCACAGCCTCAGCCAGCCCGAAGATTAGATCCACCGCCCAGGTTTTCAGGTCGGAATGACAGAGGAGACCCCATGGCTAACAGAAAAGACGACAGAAG TCGCGAGAGAGAGCGCGAGAGGCGCAGGTCACGAGAAAGGTCACCCCAGAGAAAACGTTCTCGAGAGAGATCACCtcgaagagagagagaaagatcacCTCGGAGACCCCGGCGTGTTGTTCCCCGCTATACAGTGCAGTTTTCCAAGTTCTCATTAGATTG CCTTAGTTGTGATATGATGGAACTGAGGCGACGATACCAGAACTTGTATATTCCAAGTGACTTCTTTGATGCTCAGTTTACTTGGGTGGATGCTTTTCCTATGCCGAGAccatttcagctgggaaactacTGCAACTTCTATGTAATGCAAAGAGAAGTCGACCCCCTGGATAAGAACACTGCTCTGCTGGACCCAGCAGATGCTGATCATCTTTACAGTGCAAAG GTGATGCTCATGGCTAGTCCTAGCATGGAAGATCTTTATCACAAATCGTGTGCCCTTGCTGAAGATCCACAAGAAGTCCGGGATGGTTTTCAACACCCCGCTAGACTTATCAAG tttttaGTGGGTATGAAAGGGAAAGATGAAGCCATGGCTATTGGTGGACATTGGTCACCTTCACTGGATGGACCTGACCCAGAGAAAGACCCTTCTGTGCTGATTAAAACGGCTATCCGGTGTTGCAGGGCCCTAACAGGAATTGATTTAAGTGTATGCACACAATG GTACCGTTTTGCAGAGATTCGCTACCATCGCCCTGAGGAGACCCACAAGGGGCGTACGGTTCCAGCTCATGTGGAGACAGTGGTTTTATTTTTCCCGGATGTTTGGCATTGCCTTCCCACCCGCTCAGAGTGGGAAACCCTCTCCCGAGGATACAAGCAGCAGCTGGTCGAGAAGCTTCAGGGTGAACGCAAGGAAGCTGATGGAGAACAG GATGAAGAGGAAAAAGATGACGGGGAAGCTAAAGAAATATCTACTCCTACTCATTGGTCCAAGCTTGATCCAAAAGCAATGAAG gTGAATGACCTACGCAAAGAATTAGAAAGTCGAACTCTTAGCTCAAAGGGTCTGAAATCCCAGCTAATAGCCCGGCTAACAAAGCAACTTAAAGTGGAGGAGCaaaaagaagaacagaaagaattggagaaatCTGAAAAGGAGGacgaggaagaagaagaaagaaagtctGAAGATGACAAAGAG GAAGAAGAGAGGAAACGGTTAGAAGAAGTAGAGCGTCAGCGTCGAGAGAGAAGATACGTTTTGCCTGATGAACCTGCAATCATTGTGCATCCTAACTGGGCAGCCAAAAGTGGAAAGTTTGACTGCAGTATTATGTCCCTTAGTGTTCTTCTGGATTACAGATTGGAAGATAACAAAGAACATTCCTTTGAG GTTTCATTATTTGCAGAACTTTTCAATGAAATGCTTCAGAGGGATTTTGGTGTACGAATCTACAAATCATTGTTGTCTCTTCCGGATAAGGaagataaaaaagacaaaaagaataaaaaagatgagaaaaaagagaaaaaggaagagagagatgatGAAAATGATGACCCCAAGCCCAAAAGAAGAAAATCTGGAGATGATAAAGATAAAAAAGATGACAGAGACGACAAAAAG AGGGAAGATAAGAGGAAAGATGATTCCAAGGATGATGATGAAATGGAAGATGACAATAACCAGGAAGAATATGATCCAATGGAAGCTGAAGATGCAGAGGATGAAGATGAGG ATAGAGATGATGAGGAAATTAGCAGACGAGATGACAGAAGAGAGGGAAGCCGGCATTGCAAAGAGAGGGCTTCTAAAGATAAG GAAAGAAACAAGACCCAGATGGTAACTGTTAATCGAGATCTTCTGATGGCTTTCGTTTATTTCGATCAATGCCATTGTGCATAtcttcttgaaaaagatttggaaGAGATCCTGTACACACTTGGACTACATCTCTCAAGAGCTCAG GTTAAGAAACTACTTAATAAAGTAGTACTTCGTGAATCTTGCTTTTATAGAAAACTGACAGATACTTCTAAAGATGAAGAAAATCCAGAAGAAATGGAAAGTCCACAGGAAGAAATGCTTG GAAACAGGCTCCTGCTACCATCACCTGCTGTAAAACAAGAATCCAAAACATCGGAAGAAAATGTTGGTCTCATTGTCTATAATGGAGCCATGGTGGATGTGGGGAGCCTCTTGCAGAAATTAGAGAAGAGCGAAAAAGCACGAGCTGAAATGGAACAAAAACTTCAATCACTGGAAGAAAAAACAG ATGAAGATGAAAAGACTATATTGAATTTGGAGAATTTAAACAAAAGCCTCTCAGCAGAAATTAAAGAGGTGAAAAAAGAGCTCAGCCAGCTGCAAGAGAACTTGAAGATATCAGAAGATACAAATTTACAGTTTGAAGGGCAGCTAACTAAGACCATCAAAGGTTTGGCAACCGTTATGGATGAAATACACATGGTTCTTAAGAAG GATAGTGTGAAGAATGAGGATAAAGATCAAACATCCAAAGAAAATGGAGCAAATGTATGA